The Chthoniobacterales bacterium nucleotide sequence CCCGCCGCGACGGCTCCATCTCCACAAAGTAGCCCTGTCGCGCCACAACCACCCCGCCCGTCGCGGTGACCTCGCGCCCCGAAGAATCCACGACGCGCGCGGTGACGTCGTAGCGCAGATCCCGTCGCCCATCGAGTGGCGTGCTCACCCGCATCTCCGCCGTGCCATCGGGCCCCGTGCGGAGCGTCTCGTTCTGCACAGCCCGGCCCGAATCGCCATCCTCCAGGGCGAACGGACGGACCGCAGTCGACTCGCGCACCTCGACCACGACCTTCGCATCCGCGACCGCGCCCCCGAAGTAATATTCCGCAGCCACCTTCACGGGAAACTCCTCCCCGAGTCGCAGCGGACGATCAGCATCGCCCACCGCCACGTTCACCTTGAACTCCGGCAGCCGATACTCCTCGAGGCGGAACAGCGTTTCCTCAGCAATCACTTCCTCCCCACTCGAGAACTGCACCTTGTATTCGCCCAGCGGCCACTCGGCCGGCAGCGGCAGATCGCCCCACGCCCCACCGAATTCCGTGAGCTTCACCTCCCCGGAGTCCACCTTCTCGCCGAGAGGACTCGTCACCGTGAATTTCACCAGTGCCCCGCGAGGCGTCGCGTAGGCGCCATCGGCTCGCTTCCGCGCGATCAATTTCCACCGCACCGTCTCGCCCGGACGATACGCCGCACGATCCGTGAACGTCTGGACTCGCCATTTCGCCGCGGGCTCCACTTCGGCCGATGCTTTGTCGCTCGCGATCACCGGCTGGCTGCCATTTCGGCCAAAAAGCAGAAGCGAGCCGTTCCAGTCCCGGCGCGTCTTTGGAAGCGTGAACGTCAGCAGGCCATCCGTCGCCGCACCACTCTCCACGGACTGCCAGTTCCATTGCCGATTCGTTTCCCGCACTCTCCACAAGATTCCGCCGCCCTCCTTCGCCCGGTCGCCCGTGCGCGCATCGCACAGAAAGGCAACGACCTGATCACCGACCAACTGGAAAACCGCCGCGCCCTGAGTCACCACGATCAGCGCGCGCGCTCGTTGCTCGCTGGCCAGAGCCTCGAGCAGATACGTCCCCGGCTCCGCAATCTCCTCGAGCCGGAGCATGCGTTCCTCCGGTTCGTGACTCCCCGCCGGCGGCCCCGCTTCTTTCCACTGCCGCACCATGCCCTCCGCGCCTGCCCGCACCGCGTCGATCCATCGCTCAGGATCCGTCTTCGGCGACGGCACGAAATCTCGAGTGAGGTCGACCCGGGAGAGCGTGAACTGCACTTCGCCGACATTGCGCCACGTTGCGCGCACCACGGGCTTCGTGCCCGGCAGGAACTGATGCTCGGCCCGCAGCTCGAGCGCCGGTCGCGTCAGCTCCGCGATCTGCGCCGCGGCCTTCTCTGTCAGAGCCGAGCGGCCCTTGGGGAATTCCTTCTCGAAGCGGCGAAACAATTCCAGCGCTCGACCGTAATCCGGCCCGAGAACGAGGCGATCGCCATCCCATTTTTCCGCACCCGCGACGAGGTTCCACTCCGCCCACTCGAAAAGAGCGGATTCGTAAACCGCCGTATCCGCGCCCGCCTCGACCGCCGCCTGGAACTCCCGACCCGCGCGACGCTGGGAATACGGGTCGCCGTCCACGGCATACCAGCGGCCAAGGAAATAGTGAGCGCGCGCCTGCTCCTCACCCGGCGGCGCAATGCGAAGGGCGTTCGCGAGCACGTCCAGCGGCACGCGCCGCTCATTCCCGCGCTGCCCGGGAGGACCCGTCGCCTTCCAGACGATCGCCAGATAACGTGCACGCGCCGCGTCGAGGTCCGTGGAGGCCGCCCAGAACTTCAACGCACGCTCGTAGTCCGTCCACCCGCGCATCCAGTCCTTCTCGATGGCCAGCCACGAGTCTCCGAGCGATTCCGCCGCCTCGGCCGCGAGCGCCTCCTTGTCGCCGGCGAGAACTTCCAGCTGTTTGCGCGCCTCGGCGAGCTGCGGCGCATCCGGACGCGATCGCCAGAGCGAGTCCGCGAGATAAAAACTGAGCGTCTGCCGGTCTTCGGGCGGCACTCCCAGTTTCTCCGCGTCGCTCCATGCCTGGTGCGCCAGCGCGTAGGATTGCTCGGAATAATAGTCCGCCGCCCGGGCCTGCAGCGTGGCATAGCGCTCCGCCGCCGACTGGGCGAAGGCTCCGCCGACCATGCCCCACCCGATCGCGAGGCCACAGGCTACGCGCGCCCAGAACAGGGAAGGACCAGAATTCATCTCCCTACGATAACGAGATCGTCGCCGCCCACCGGCGAAAACTTTGCGCGCAGACGCGTTATTTCCGATCCGCGTCGAGGGCGGCCTTCACGGCCTCCTCGATCTCGGCGAAGAGCGCGGGATCGTTCTTGAGGGCTTCCTTCGCGGCATCGCGCCCCTGCGCGAGCTGGGCGCCCTTGTAGCTGAGCCAGGAGCCGCGCTTTTCGAGGATGTTCTTCTCGATCGCGAGGTCGAGCAGCGAGCCCGCGCTGGAAATCCCCTCCGCATACATGATGTCGAACTCCGCCTCGGTGAACGGCGCGGCGACCTTGTTCTTCACGAGCTTCACGCGGGTGCGGTTGCCGGTGACGGCCCCGTCGCTATTCTTGATCGCGCCGATGCGGCGGATGTCCACGCGCACGCTGGAGTAGAATTTGAGCGCCTTGCCGCCGGGAGTCGTCTCGGGATTCCCGAACATCACGCCGATCTTCTCGCGGATCTGGTTCGTGAAGATGACAACCGTGTTCGCCTTGGAAATGAAGGCCGTGAGCTTGCGGAGGGCATTGCTCATCAGGCGGGCCTGCGCGCCGACAACGGCGTCGCCGATCTCGCCCTCGAGCTCGGACTTCGTCACGAGCGCCGCAACCGAGTCGAGCACGATGACGTCGAGCGCGTTCGAGCGCACGAGCGTCTCGCAGATGCGCAGCGCTTCCTCACCGGAGTTCGGCTGGGAAACGAGCAGGTCGTCG carries:
- a CDS encoding MG2 domain-containing protein is translated as MNSGPSLFWARVACGLAIGWGMVGGAFAQSAAERYATLQARAADYYSEQSYALAHQAWSDAEKLGVPPEDRQTLSFYLADSLWRSRPDAPQLAEARKQLEVLAGDKEALAAEAAESLGDSWLAIEKDWMRGWTDYERALKFWAASTDLDAARARYLAIVWKATGPPGQRGNERRVPLDVLANALRIAPPGEEQARAHYFLGRWYAVDGDPYSQRRAGREFQAAVEAGADTAVYESALFEWAEWNLVAGAEKWDGDRLVLGPDYGRALELFRRFEKEFPKGRSALTEKAAAQIAELTRPALELRAEHQFLPGTKPVVRATWRNVGEVQFTLSRVDLTRDFVPSPKTDPERWIDAVRAGAEGMVRQWKEAGPPAGSHEPEERMLRLEEIAEPGTYLLEALASEQRARALIVVTQGAAVFQLVGDQVVAFLCDARTGDRAKEGGGILWRVRETNRQWNWQSVESGAATDGLLTFTLPKTRRDWNGSLLLFGRNGSQPVIASDKASAEVEPAAKWRVQTFTDRAAYRPGETVRWKLIARKRADGAYATPRGALVKFTVTSPLGEKVDSGEVKLTEFGGAWGDLPLPAEWPLGEYKVQFSSGEEVIAEETLFRLEEYRLPEFKVNVAVGDADRPLRLGEEFPVKVAAEYYFGGAVADAKVVVEVRESTAVRPFALEDGDSGRAVQNETLRTGPDGTAEMRVSTPLDGRRDLRYDVTARVVDSSGREVTATGGVVVARQGYFVEMEPSRR
- the recA gene encoding recombinase RecA encodes the protein MAKTETAPAEDKAIIARNRNLDLALQQIEKDYGSEAIRRLGDATHSEVEVIPTGNILIDRALGVGGFPRGRIIEIYGPESSGKTTLTLTVIAQAQKRGGLAGFIDVEHALDPTYAKKLGVKLDDLLVSQPNSGEEALRICETLVRSNALDVIVLDSVAALVTKSELEGEIGDAVVGAQARLMSNALRKLTAFISKANTVVIFTNQIREKIGVMFGNPETTPGGKALKFYSSVRVDIRRIGAIKNSDGAVTGNRTRVKLVKNKVAAPFTEAEFDIMYAEGISSAGSLLDLAIEKNILEKRGSWLSYKGAQLAQGRDAAKEALKNDPALFAEIEEAVKAALDADRK